A stretch of DNA from Williamwhitmania taraxaci:
AAAGTTGCCAGCCTTTCGTATGATATATAACCACTTGCAAGCACTTCCATTTTACCACCTTTCTCAATCAACAGGGTGGGATAGCTCCGCACGCCCAGCGATTTAGCGTAGGCAAAATCGCGCTGAGCCATTTCAAAATAGACTGGATTCAACATCTTAGCATAAAATTCAGCCTCGTCGTAACCTAGGGTTGCGGCATACTGGCCATATGCGGCGTAGTTCTCAGGCCCAACACCATCGACATAAATCATTTTGTGCAGCATGCCAGCAAACTCTAGCGCCTTTTCGGGGTATCGCTCCTTTATAATCGATAAGGCTATGGCTGGCGGAAGAGAGTTTAGCACCATACTACCATCCTCAAGTGGTCCATTCACAAACGCTTCGCCAAACTTAACTCCTGTCTTGGCCTCCACATCGAGGTAAGCATCTTT
This window harbors:
- a CDS encoding DsbA family protein, whose amino-acid sequence is MSKPKILYIYDAICGWCFGFSPVMARFSDEYANKVDIAVVSGGLKLGDGVGTISEIAAFLKDAYLDVEAKTGVKFGEAFVNGPLEDGSMVLNSLPPAIALSIIKERYPEKALEFAGMLHKMIYVDGVGPENYAAYGQYAATLGYDEAEFYAKMLNPVYFEMAQRDFAYAKSLGVRSYPTLLIEKGGKMEVLASGYISYERLATLVDSKL